A DNA window from Paramormyrops kingsleyae isolate MSU_618 chromosome 10, PKINGS_0.4, whole genome shotgun sequence contains the following coding sequences:
- the hmgb3a gene encoding high mobility group protein B3a, which translates to MAKGDPKKPKGKMSAYAYFVQTCREEHKKKSPEIPVNFAEFSKKCSGRWKTMSEKEKSKFEDMAKQDKIRYDQEMMTYMPGKKGKKKDPNAPKRPPSGFFLFCSEHRPKIKAQNPSLGIGDVAKRLGEMWNNLTDATKQPYLIKANKLKDKYKQDVADYKSKGKVVGMGGLPKPVMKKSMEDEEDEEDEEDEEEEEEEEEEEDDDE; encoded by the exons ATGGCCAAAGGTGACCCAAAGAAGCCCAAGGGCAAGATGTCTGCTTATGCCTACTTTGTCCAGACCTGCCGCGAAGAGCACAAGAAGAAAAGCCCGGAAATCCCGGTCAACTTTGCAGAGTTCTCCAAGAAGTGCTCTGGCAGGTGGAAG ACCATGTCTGAGAAAGAGAAGTCCAAATTTGAGGATATGGCCAAGCAAGACAAGATACGTTATGACCAAGAGATGATGACCTACATGCCTGGAAAGAAGGGCAAGAAGAAAGACCCCAATGCCCCAAAAAGACCACC ATCCGGCTTCTTCCTGTTCTGCTCTGAGCACCGGCCCAAAATCAAGGCCCAGAACCCCAGTTTGGGCATAGGGGATGTGGCCAAGCGGCTGGGGGAGATGTGGAACAATCTGACCGATGCCACTAAGCAGCCATATCTCATAAAGGCCAACAAGCTTAAAGACAAATACAAACAG GATGTGGCTGATTATAAATCTAAGGGCAAAGTGGTCGGTATGGGAGGACTCCCTAAGCCAGTGATGAAGAAGTCtatggaggatgaggaagacgaggaggatgaggaagacgaggaggaggaggaagaagaggaggaagaggaggacgaTGATGAATAA
- the cd99l2 gene encoding CD99 antigen-like protein 2, which yields MGVWNQSQRPRAQALSQDLSLEDALDVTTKAPPKPKPPAGGGKDLDLLTVKPPEKLTTTTKAPAKPKQNPDLSQSDYFAPTIRPGLLPRTTTKAPRSTPPPPKHQSGDLNLEDAMDPSNDIKVDGKKKKGVDGQLSDRDLEDLSDYTPDKGKGGRGDSDNNYDTLAETGTIAGIASAVGMALIGAVTSYISYQKKKLCFGIQQSLNAEMMKEENPEAVVSQEPQVQATLLQHPNAETPQD from the exons ATGGGGGTCTGGAACCAATCCCAGAGACCAcgggcacaag CCTTGAGCCAGGACCTGAGTCTGGAGGATGCCCTTGACGTTACCACGAAAGCAC CTCCCAAACCCAAGCCACCAGCAGGAGGTGGAAAAG ATTTGGATTTATTAACAGTTAAACCGCCAGAAAAGCTCACCACAACAACTAAAGCCCCAGCCAAACCAAAACAGAACCCAG ATCTCAGCCAGAGCGACTACTTTGCACCTACAATCCGGCCAGGCCTGCTGCCCCGTACAACCACCAAGGCTCCCAGATCCACACCCCCTCCTCCGAAGCACCAATCGG GTGATCTGAACCTGGAAGATGCTATGGATCCCAGTAACGACATCAAGGTGGACGGCAAAAAAAAGAAGGGAG TAGATGGTCAGTTATCAGACAGGGACCTTGAAGACCTTTCTGACTATACTCCTGACAAGGGCAAAG gaggaagaggagactCAGATAACAACTATG ATACTCTGGCAGAGACCGGCACCATTGCAGGCATTGCCAGCGCAGTCGGTATGGCGTTGATCGGCGCGGTGACCAGCTACATCAGCTATCAGAAGAAGAAACTCTGTTTCGGTATACAAC AGAGCCTGAATGCAGAAATGATGAAAGAAGAGAACCCTGAAGCCGTAGTGTCCCAGGAGCCCCAAG TCCAGGCGACGTTACTGCAACACCCGAATGCAGAGACTCCACAGGATTAA